In the genome of Micavibrio sp. TMED2, the window ATGTGCCATATAGAGCTTTAAACCTTTACTTTCATAGTGGTTTGGCTTGCCACCTAACAGCCATGGCTTAAGAGCAACCACCAACGCATTAAGTGTTTGCTGCCATTCTTTATCCGTTACATTGTTTTGTGCTTTCTTGAGGGCCGCCTCTGCATCCTGCAAAACAAATTGCAGCTTGGTACCTCTAAATACCGGCATCAAATGATCACCCAGCGTTATTGCTGGCATAATCATATTTGTGCGCGGTGTGCGGTCAGAAACAAGTTCTTGCTGAATGTAAACTGCTGCATCAACCAAATGGTCAATCATGGCCAGTTGATCACTGCTGACTTCCAATAATGAGAGCGGCATCTGCATACGCTCCATCTTACGGAATGACTCTCGAAGGGCACTTTCTGAATCAATCAGGAATTGGCCACTAACAACAATCTCATCCCCTTCAGACAGGCCTTCCAGAACTTCTGTCCGGCCCTTGTATTTTAGGCCAGAAAGAATACGGCGAGGCTCGAAACGCCCCTGACCCAAAGCGACCACAACAAAGTCACCGTCTTTGCTTTTGAGAATTGCATCACTTGGGATAGATAATCTGCGCTTCACGCCTGTTTCAAATTCAACATCGGCATAAGCTCCCGGTAACAATTTTCCATCAGCATTCTGGAGGACCAGACGAATACGCCCAGTGCGTGTCCCCCTATCAATGGTGGGGTATATATAATCGATAGAAGCAGCTTGATCTGTAATTCCCAAAGCAGGTAACGACACCTTGGCAATTGTTTGCTTGGTTATGAATGGTATATCTTGCTCAGCAACACTTACATCGACCCAAACCGAGTCATAATTCTGAAGTGTCATAAGGTTCATACCAGGTTTGGCAAAACTACCTTCTCGAACATTAATGGCACTGATCAACCCATCAACTTCAGCATAGTAAGGCACACTGTTAAACGGCTTGCGGATGGCTCGAACTTCCTCAACCGCTCGTTTCTGCATTCCAAGCGAAACAAGGCGTTTAAAGGCAGAGTCAATCCGACCAGAAATCCCTGTTTGCAATGCGCTTACATAATCCTGTTGCGCAGAAATGAGTGCCGGACTGTAGAGCTTGAAGAGCATATCACCCTTTTTCACATTATCGCCCACAGCTTGGGTTTTTAGCTCCTCAACCCAACCTTCAACACGCGCAGAAATATCAAATTGCAAACGCACATTTTCAGCCACATCACCATAACTCCGAACCAATGTTCCAAAACTGGCCATCTGCGCATTTTCAGAACGCACACCAGTATTCTGGATTGTTTCAGGGTCAATGGTAACAACTGTCCGTGTAGGGCTTTGGCCTTTATCCATCTTATCAGACGCACGATTGTCCGCTTTTTCATCAGTCTCAAGCGCGACAAGGTCCATTCCACAGATCGGGCACGTGCCTGGGCGATCTGCCACATAATGCGGGTGCATAGGGCAGGTATATTTTTCTGCCTGCGCAACGGCAGGGAATGCCATAAAATTAAAAACTAAAAACAATATAGGGATCAGATATCTCATTCTGATACCTCCTCATAACTATCCATTAAATTTGAATTGAACTCCGCAGAACGGCGCACAAGAGCCTCTTGTGAAACAGCCAACTGCGCCAGAATATTCAGATGATCAATCTTCGCTAAAAGCACCGCATCAAGATTTTCAGTGCCCGCCTCATAGTTTCGCTGGGCAGCTTCAATCTTTTCTTCCATAGCAGTGCCTTTGCTCTTGAGAACCTCGACATTTTTGGCAGCTGCATCACGATTGTTTTGGATTGAAATCATCTCACGAAGCCACGCACGGCGCATGTCCTCAAAATTCAAGCTTGCACTTCGTTTACGTTCTTTAGCCGCTTTCAAGCGGGGGTACTGGCTACTATGAGCCCAAAGAGGGATGCTCATCTGCAGCTGGACTGAAAACCAGTCATCGCCAGCAAAAGCGCCGACAGTGCTTGACTCACGTTGCTTATAGGTAGCTGACAACCCAAAGTTTGGCAGAAAGTCGGCATTGGCAATATCAACCCCTTTTTCAGCAATATTTATATCCTCAGCAGCAATGGCTATTGGGTAAAGTGCTAGAGGGTCTTGATGCCAAGAAAGTACAGGCACTATAGGGACTTCGATTGCAGGCACTTCCTCAACCAGTCTCACAAACTCGGCTTCAATTGAAACAAGCTTTGCTTCTAAATCATTCAGTTTACGCTCAGCCTCCGCACGCTCAACATCCACCTCGGAAAAGCGCTGGTAAACAGAGCGGCCAGATTCAATCTGTCCTTTAAAGGTGTTTTCAAGCTCCTGATAATAACCAAGTTGCTGATGAAGAAGATCAATCTGCGTTTTTACACTTTTATATTCTGCCAACTTGGCAATCAACATAAAGCGCAAGCGAGCATTCGTATATTCAGCCATTAGCCTGCTTTTTGCCGACATCTGTGTAAATCGTGCAGATTTTGCTTTTCTTATAGCCGGATTAGGGATTTTCTGGGTAAATCCAATAACCTTAGATGACGGTAGAAACCTGTCAAAGGCCGGGTCAGAAATGGGGACATTGTCCACCCCGATAAACAACGTAGGATCAGGCAGGCCCAATTCACCTTTTGCTTGATGTTTTAACGCCTCCGTCTCAGCCAGCACACCCAAAACCTGTGGGTGTTGGCCAAGCCGCTCGATATAGTCTTCAAAAGTATCGGCTTGAACTGCTGACGTGCCCCCAAATAATGATGTGACAATCGTAAAAACAACAGCGCCGTATTGTGCTTTTCGCATTTTATGATCTCCTTTATTGTGCGAATAAACATGCACTTAGAGCCTGCAACAACACTGTTGCAGGCTAAATTAGAGATCAAAGTCAGATACGAATACGTTGTGTCGTCAGATAAGTAAGCTGGGAGTTAATGCGTGGGGCATTAAAGGGTGGGCCACGAATATCTTGAATATTTCCAGGTTCGTATACATAGGGGTTTGCTAAATCAGCCCATGCCAAGTCTATAGTTGAATGGTCAGAGTTATGATCTAGGCTAATGCCATCATCTGCAGGAAATAAATCAATTCCCACACAGTCGATGTTTGTCATCAAGTTGCATTCTGCATCATCCTGGCCATCTTGGTGGCACGGGGGAAGGTCTTTAGTAGACACTTCTGACGATGACGCCGCGTGAGCCTGCATCGGACAAAACAGCATTTCACACGTCATAAATGACGTGAAAATCATAAACACCATTAATGTCGAAGCAATGTATCTCATAACCTTTTAATTATAGGGAGTAATTTGAGAACTACAAGCTAAAACTTTTCCCTAGCACCTCCCCCGAATTGCCGTTTCCGGCGAAAACGGCTATATTACGTGCGTCCGTTTTTTCTTTTCTGCTTTTTTTCTATACCCAGATGGAGAAAATATTGGTCGAATACACAGACCTTCGGACCGTAAAGCAGTTGGCGAAAGAAGCGCCATTTGTGACTGAAAGCACAATCAGGTGGTGGATATACCATGCAAACAGCAATGGTTTTGATGCCGTCCTGATTAAAATCGGTGGGCGGGTTTACATTGATAAAAACGCCTTCAACAAATGGCTTGAAGGCCAGCGCCTGGCCGCTCCTGGCGACGCTGCTTAAAACGTAAGTCCTATTTCAGGACGAGAGCCCTGCCTTAATGGTGGGGCTCTTTTTTTATTCATCAGGTGAAAATTCAAGCCTAAAAACAGGCCTGAACAATGTATTGGGTGCGGTCAACTTCAAGCTCAGCAATGTCACCGCCAAGAAGCAGATCGCGGGCAAAAGCCTCTGTATCGAAGTAGAAACGCAGGTTTTCAGGCATTTCGTTCAAAAGGCCGGTATCTTCGATATAGCTTTCAGCATATTCGATAGCTGTGCCTTCAAAAAGGTGCACGTCTTCCAGACGGTCAAGCGCGTCTTCAAGACGGTAGCCAAGGTCTTCAGCCAGATAGATGGCTTTGATTACGTCATCGCCGTCAAGGTCTTCGAACTTATCGAACCAGGTTTTCAGGTTGGCTTGATTAACGCCAACGGCTTTGAAAAGGCGCGAATTGTCACCGTCAATGAATTGGATTTCATATTCCTCAACAGGATCGTCATGCTCGTTGCGATGGCTGGAAGCTTTCTCAGCGTATTCATCATAGGTGCTGAAATAGAAGCCGGTTGCTGAAATGTCGTAAGGTGTTGCGTGATAGATGTTTGTCATGATGTTCCTCCTTTGCTTTGACGCAGAAGGAACAGCGGGTGTATTTATGGGGCGGGCACAATTGCCTTCACGGGGCCTCAAAAGGCCATGGCGCGGAAGGTCGGTTGTGAACGCACCAGCACCCGCTAACTATGCGGATCACTCAAAGCGGGGGAATGAGTAAAAAGTGTATATCCGTGACACTAGACTTGGATAGGCTTGAGATGGTTTTCTTGCTTCTTATGGTGGAAAGACCATCATAGCCATAATTTACAGTAACCAGTCAGTCTGGCCTTTGCCGTACTGTTTTCTGGTTTTGTACCGCCTTCAGAAGCCCATAGATGCAACAATCTGGAGGCTTCAATCATGCGTTCCCTTCGTACACTTATCCTGACCGTTCATGGCCTGTTGCGCCTGATCTGGAAGGTTTTACCGCTCTTTGCCGCCCTAACTGGCTACTTGCTATTTGCCCCGCCTATCTGGCTTGGGGCTATTTTTGCCTTGGTTTTGGGTATTGCAGGCGTGTTAGCCAAATATGCCGCCACGCAGTTTGAACGCCCCGTCACGCATGGCTCTGCCCGCTTCGCAAGCCTTGCTGACGCGCGCAAAGGCAAACTATTACGCCGGAATGGCCTGATCTTGGGTCGCAAGAGTGGTCGTATGCTGCGTTACTCAGGTGACGGCCACTTGCTGACCTTTGCCCCAACGCGCAGCGGTAAAGGCGTGGGCTGTGTGATCCCGAACCTTCTGGATTACCCTGGCTCTGTTGCGGTGACGGATATTAAAGGCGAAAACAGCGCTATCACTCGCGCCTACCGTGAAAGCCTTGGCCCTGTTTATGAGCTGGCCCCGCTAGGTGGGACGAAAGGCAAGTCGGCCACCTACAATCCGCTCGATTTCATTCGCATTGACACCCCTTATGAGGTGGATGATGCACGGTTAGTAGCTGAAATGCTGGTGGTGCCTGAACATTCGCAAGCGAACCACTGGGAACGGGAAGCCCGCACCCTGATTACCGGTCTTTTGTTATACATCCGCCATGACTGGGATATTTTCAGCCAAAACCTTGGGACCCTGCGCGACTTTCTCATGCAGGACGCGGAAGAGTTTGAACTGCTGCTTGCCAAAATGGCAGCCAGTAAACAGGAAAACGTCTCGCGCATTGCTCGTGGCTTTAGCCAGAAAGAGCCTAAAGAACGCTCAGCGGTGATTTCAACCGCGCAAGGGGCAACGGAACTGTTTGAAAGCCCTGAACTGCGTTCAGCCACGGAAATATCATCCTTCAGTTTTGAAAGCCTGAAAGATGAAGTGGCCTCGGTGTTCATCATCGTGCCACCCGAATATCTGGAAGCGTATCGACCTTTCCTGCGGATGATGACGGGGCTTGCCACCGTGGCCATGACCCGCAATGCGACAAAACCCAAACACCCTGTTTTGTTCCTGCTGGATGAGCTGCCAGCCCTTGGCTATATGCGCCCGATTGAAGAAGGCATTG includes:
- a CDS encoding DNA-binding protein; its protein translation is MVEYTDLRTVKQLAKEAPFVTESTIRWWIYHANSNGFDAVLIKIGGRVYIDKNAFNKWLEGQRLAAPGDAA